A stretch of DNA from Panulirus ornatus isolate Po-2019 chromosome 14, ASM3632096v1, whole genome shotgun sequence:
ATGACTAAACCACAACACACCCCTCTGCTGACAGCAGTTAACTGTGTCTGAGGCACCTCAGCTGACAGCGACTAACTCTGTAACACTCACGCTAACAGCACCTATGTTTGCAACACCCCCAGCTAAAAACAGCTATGTCTGCAACATCACAGCTGACAACAACTATTTTGTGACACCTCAGGTTGGCTATATCTGTGACATCCATGCAGAAAGTACCTATGTGTGTGACATCTCAGGTAACAGAAGCTATGCCTGTGACACCACAGCTCGCAACAACTGTCTATCTTTGTATCATTCCAGCCAGCAACAGCAAACTATAAGATATCCCAGCTGAAAGCAAACTATGTCTGCGATGCCCCTGCTGGTAAAATTTAGTTATGTAAGTAATATCCTAGCTGCCATAGTTAACTATGAGAAATCTCACCTGACAGCAGCTAACTATAGTACAAATCAACAAAATTTTAACTTTATTGTCTCACAAACTAAAAAAGGTGGACCTTATAGCATCTTTTACTCTGAATTCAAAtctgtttttagaatttttctatcagGCATGATTTTCAAGTGACAGAGCAATTAAATTCtataataaatgtatatcacCCATTCATAAATATGGTTGGTATTACACTTAAAACTTACCTCTTTAATGTAGAAGTGTATGATCTTCggctatatttggcctcaggaacatccctccttagtgtccGGCTTTTCCACTTCCAAATTGTCCTGATGAAATGTTTCGTTGTGCTCATCAATGACTACCACAAGATTTTTCAGAAAATCTAAGGGCAAGTCCAAAAAGGGAACTTTTAGATTCATATTGCAACCCAGATCTTTTACATAACAGTAGTTTTCTCTGCAATTCCCTCAAAgatctttgcaaactctcttaaatgacagccGGAAGGTTCTTCaacttcatttctctcttcattaaaCTTTTCATCTCGAAGCAGTGCCTTGATCTGTTGTCCTATaaaaataccctccttgatttttgcatcactgagTCTAAggaatttattcctcaaatattTAAATCAATGGCCAGTTTCATCCATACCTTTGACAaagttcttcatcaacccaagcttaatgtgcaaaggaggatCAAGAGGAGGATTAATGACATTCTTTATCAAAGGAATCAGTGATGTTCATTTTGGCaacactttctttacataatttTTCTTGTCCTGGCTGTCCCACTCACAAAGGAAACAGCAGAACTTCGTGTAACCAAGGTGCATTCCAAGTAtaagtgccacaacctttagggtatcacatacattctacttGGAGTCCGTATAAtcagaattttccaaaagaagcttcatgttatcaaACGATTCCCTCATGTTAGCTGCATAAGCCACAAGAACAGAGAGGAACTTATTTCTGTTGTGGAAAGGAAccactttcaagcttacttttgatgagtcaacAAACAAGCACCACTCTTCTGTGTTACATTAATGGcaaagtgcctccataacagaatgAACATCGGTGAAAACACCAGAtaatcttcaagggagaaaaattctttgaaaacaatATGGCGATCATGATAAAAACAAACTTCAGTTTCCTTCTGGTGAAGATTCAAGTCCTTTAACCTGGAAACCAAAAGTTCAGCTTGCTTTTTTGACAAATTTAAATCATGgacgagatcattaagatcttcTTAACTCAGGAAATGTGGTTCATTTGAGGAacagcttgcttcaaatgttggCTCCATATTGTCATCTACTTGGCCTACTTTCTCATCatcagactcatcgtcactcagtgtcatgtttcttggaggctctggcacaggtaattcccAACTGTGAGGTACTGCCTCATAACAGATGGCAAATTCGGATATTTGACAGTATGACTGGATTTTGAAGTTATACCATTCACATTTGCCAGGAAGAAGTAGCAATCCAAATCATGATCTTTGGGTTCCCCGTAAACCATatgaatggcaaaaggcatacaACATGAACCTTTTGCCCTTGACAcatgacacaacaaatatggggagaccaacttttatcctggtcatccactttacaaccaaagtaatggtcatagttttttttcaatgaggggtgtgaaagaaCATTCTTGCTATATGAATGTCAATTTGCCACAGATGTAGCAGAAAAAATTTAGACTATTTACTCAGTTTCTTGGCACTATGATGGTGAATGGGgcatcagcacaacacttgaatgaataaaagcacaatctgtcaacagaaAGGAAAAGACACTGCttacacattgagttctagcctgcaactgatagagaactgctactcaggattAGGCATTATTTGTATGTCCCAACATCACCAGTCATGTTTCTGCAGGCTACTGGTGACTCATTTTCTAGACTCTCACTTTCAAAAACAAGCTATTGCACTtcataaacaatgaaaatagaTGTGTTTGTTAAATTGTTTGTTTCACATGCTCCGCAGAGCACTGGCATATGTATACTGTAGGTAATGATATGCAAGTATACTAGAAAAGAGCTACAGGtgacagagaaattctgaaaacatatttggattcagcatgCAAAGATACAGagcagatatttttttctctgggACAAAATCTTAGTTAACCATTGCTATGTTTGTGACACACCAGCTGTCAGCAGGTACTTGTCTGTGACATCTAAGCTGACAGTAGCTGTGTGTAATATCCAAGGTGACAGCAGCTAATTGTCTGGTATACCAAGCTGCCATTACCTAAATGTGTCTATGACACCCCAGGTAACAACAGCTCACTAGTCACTTCTGACATATGAAGGAATTGAATACACACACTAAAAACAGTTATCAACACTTTCAAGTACGAATGATATCGAAAATCTTAAATCATTTATATAAAACTGTACATTTTGGGTTTCATTTAAAAAATTTGTTTCTATTTACATTTTCCCATTTTTGTCTACATAtctccaaaactttttcttccatcaTTATCATACCATTCATATTTGATTCAAAGGTGCTATATCACTGGTATTCAAATAGTGCATTTTTCAAGGTTATACTGCAATTGTAGGTGTCACATATTGAGGAAGGTCTTCTCTCCAACAGCCAACAGTGAATTTCCATAACGTGGCAAAAGAAGGCCATACTTCAACGACTTTCTTTattcttcatattttcttattcatttgggCTTCTAAGTCTCATGGAGCTTGCTAATTGCATCTACAAAGATTGTTTATTCTGCCCATAAAGTTAATGTCAGGTATAACTCTCACATATAGATTGCTAGATAAGGCTGCTTGAGCCTCAGCATTTACTATTACATTGCCATTGATACCAGCAGGTCCAGGACACCAGAATACTTCTACATTCTTGTACTCTGAGTCGATTCTTACAATCAAATCTTGGGCTTTTTGAACTATGGCAAGCACTGGAACATGGCATGATATATCATGAAGTGTACTCTAGGAGACAGGGTAGACTGGAAATTTCTCTTTCAAAGATTGATAATTAAATTGTTTAAGTGCAGCTTGAATACCACACAGTTCTGCAATGAATATGGAAAATTGGACTGATACATGAGTGAACACAGATGGGTGTGACTTAGAACTGGCTTGTGCAGGTCCATAGGCTTAATGTAGTCTCCTCTTTCATTTTTTAGTATCCAGCATGTGTGATAACTCATTATGATAGAGTATCATATGACAAATGTATAAGATTGCCCAAACAGTGCTAATTCTCTCTCTAAAGTGGTGAGAAAATACTACAAGTAATAAGACTTTATCAACTCAGTGACCTTGGAAAAGTTATGAATCACAGGACTACACTAATGGGAGTTTGTGTTTAAAGTAATGCACTGTCATTACTCTtatgtatgtgtgaggtggtggatAGTGAAAAAGAATACAATACTACTTACCTTGATTTTAGTCTAGCTCTTGCTGAGACTACTACGAAAGACTAATAACAAAGGTAAAAAGAGCAAGgcccagaaaaaaaaattgtaactgGAGACATGCTTAGCAAATACATGCCACATAgttaatgataatatagtaagGTTAAAATAAGGAATTGTCTCAAGTGGAATTCCTTAAGGCTTAACACTTGGTCTTCCATTATCCATTAAAGATATGAATGACTGAAGATGAGGATAAACACCAATTCAAAGAGATTATCTTGAATCCCAATATGTAAATGTTTAGTATTTCCACATGAAGATGAAGCAACTCTGTTGGAAGACAAAAAGAGGCTCATGAATATTGTtatgaaaaatgcaaatgatgatGGCTAAAAGATAACCAAATATCAACTAAATGATGTGAAAGatgaaaaccaaagtaataatgTAGCATTACACTAATACAGAAAAGAAAGTATTTCTCTGTATACCTAGAAGTACTAAGATGCCTTAAAGTCATTCTTCAATGTTATTTACCCTTAGTGAAAACAAATCTAGGTCATAGTGAGAAATTCAGTCACAAAACTACAGAATGGGTAAAGATCCTCTTCAAAGTATGCAgggaataatgaaaaaattagTACAATCATCACAAATTTTTCTTAACAGATACTAAAATAATCAAATTCATAGTCTCTTGGAAAGCATAATGTAAGGAACAATCCGTTTGAATGCATGAAGTGACTGAACACAGAGGACATAAGATAGTCAAAGTAATCAAGATAGAACTGACAACTGTTTCAAACAAAAACAAGTTTGGTTCAATAAAGAAATTAGGAAGCAGTGATTCCAAAGaagggatgaaggtgagggaaATACATGGCCAAGTAACATCATTAGTACAAAGACCCTATAAAGTTTCAGATACTAGATGGAAATAATTCAATGAATAATACTAACAGAGTGTTCGTAGAAACTGCCTTGAACGAAGCAACCTACTGTGGCTTCCTATTATTCTCATCTTATTATGTCTCAGAACTTCAAGAGACAGTACGAGTTACATGTAACTCAGTTATGAAGGTAGAATTCCATCTATCATTTTGAGATATATGATGGAAAATAGTTCTGTACAGATGAAAAATTTATAGTTGAACatgaaaaccaatacaaaataCATTAAACTTACACCAATGATATGCCGATATATAAATTTTCATAGACAAACACATTTCTagagaaatatgaataaataattgtGATGTAAACAATAAGTGATAAAGCTGAAGATATTTTCTCAAAATCATTCAAATCGTCAGCATTAATAACAAATTCAATATCATCATTCTTATGAATATTACAGCACCCCAGATATCACACTAATAATCAACACCAAAAATCCCTAGCTTTTTCACTTACACATGTACAATGATATTTATCATATACAAGAAAATGGTAGCATAtgaatacgaaaagaaaaaatgaaatcaacTTAAAAACCATGAAATTACCATAAAAGAATTGAAATTTCCATCATATTGATTACAAATATAGGATATATCTATGAACTGTATGAAATAAGTATGTAAACTGATTTCACACATAACTTATATGGCCACTCTGAACAGGAAATGATAAGGTAACACATTGTTCTCTCTGAATACACCACAGATAATGCATTTTCACAGGGAATCCACAGTCAAGTATATTGGTCTTGTGTAAGTTGCCTCTTCACTGTTCTACAAATTATGCCATGAATGGCTGAGTTTTGTTGAAGTCACCGTATTCATACTACAGACTTTATTTTCAGCGGAGAGATTAATTTCATAATGCTCAAAACTCTTCCTCAACTATGTCAATATTGTCCATCTCAACTTTTACAGACAACTCAGGGACAATTCTGCACAGTTTTGAAAAACTGTCTGTCTTGCATTTAATAGATTCTGCATTGCTAATAACTTCCTGTTTCACTCCCTCAGGTCTAACAAGCTTCTCTACCATTAGACTTGACATCATATGGTTCTCAGATGTTTGCTGACATGACATCATCTTGTTACGCTGAGCACTGCTATGGTAAAGAGTATGGTGTGTCTGACCCGTCTTGTAGAAGAAACTTTTACGTGAGTGGACACCCATGAAAGACTCCTCTCCTTCATGATGTTTCATGTGCCGTACTAAACTACACTTCCAGGAGAAGGTTCTTTGAcaatgtgaacactcatatggcttttctcctgtatgaattgtcatgtgctgcactaaatcaCTCCCCTGAGAGAAGGTTTTAAAGcagtgtgaacattcatatggcttttctcctgtgtgAAGAGTCATATGACGCACTAAACTACTCTTGCAGGAGAAggccttttggcactgtgaacattcatatggcttaactccagtatgaacagtcatgtgctgtGTTAAATGACTCTTTTGGTAGAAGGTCTTCTGGCACTGAACACATTCATATTGCTTTTCTCttgtatgaacagtcatatgcCGCACTAAATTACCCTTCTGAGAGAAAGCTTTTtcacactgtgaacattcatatggcttctttcctgtatgaatagtcatgtgTTGCTCTAAATTACTCTTCTGAtgaaaggtcttttggcactgtaaaCACTCATATGGTCTTTCTCccgtatgaacagtcatgtgtcGCACTAAACTGGTCCTCTGGGAGAAAGTCTTTTGGCACACAGAACATTCAAATTGTTTCTCTCCTGTTCGATGCTTCATGCAGCTTTTGAGGTTACTTAGTTGGTTAAAGCTTTTCTGGAAATGTAAACTCTTGGACGATTTCTTTAGAAATGCTTTGTCACGTGGTGAACATACCACTTGTTTTCCCTCCATAATCCTATATCATATAACAATAATGCTGCTGCTAACGATGCAGTTTATGACAATCTTAGATGCTTAGTAAGTGTCCACTGCTGGAGGAGCAAACAACCCCAGCCACTGTGttgtgtgttacacatgacaacaTGGCAAGTGAAGCATTAGTCTCGACCCTAACTACCCCAGGTAAAACAGTGAGATGACATGCCAGTTACCATAGATTAAAGTTTATATTGCTCTCAACTTATTCTAAGTTGCCACAATCACAAATAAAAATTCATTATTTTCTCTGCATACTCTTCTCAGTTGATTATTTACTTAAGTTCGTTTTCAACAACTGTCATCAATAACTGTCTCGTATTTGTACTGCTAATTCTAACATCAATATTTAAATATTCTTTGTAAAAACATTACCCTATAAACATCTTTTAGAGAAGTGGATATCTATTTACACCCCAGATTCTCCACGCATAATATGCCAATCAAGAGCTCGTGCTAAAAGTTTGACAAAAATCTAATCTGATACTGGTGTCAATTTGTGAATAATGCATGCTCATTAGTTGCAATAATTATACTTTGCCAAGTAGAAATGAGTTCTAAAAAATACATAAAGTGGGAACTATATATCAACACCACAGAATTATGCAGTTTTATTTAACTTATCATTTACTATGGTTCTTATAATAAAGAAATGTAGCCAGTGATAATTGCATTCATTCAGAAGAGTTTGAATGTACTAATTATCATCTCTGATCCTTCTCATGAACAATGAAATAATTTCCTCAGATGCTTCCAACTTTGTTCTTATTTGTAATACTTTATTTCTTTGACAAAAACACATCAATGGTGTTATCAATTCTGTTCCTATTGCCTCTGTTGCTACAATTGTTATATACTTTTACTACCATTAATGTTCTTTAGCGGCTtctattgttgctgttgttctaGTCTTTATGATCTTTATAACTGGCACTGCTTCTGTTTTTTGTAGTTAATCTATATCTGCTGTTGTAAGGTTCTTCATACTAATTTTACTGCAATACAGTAGTTCGTGCCTGCAGCAACTCGTTTTTCACAATAACTTGGAGGCACTTATAACATTCTTGTTCTGAACACAGAGAGCTGCCAATGATAGGAAAGCAAACATTAGCATTAGATGTTCAAGGTGAAGCAGATGAGACCTTTATATTAAGAGCTCCCAACAGGTAAAGGTAATACTTTTACATGAAATGCATGCAGTATGCCAAAATGAGGCTATCATCAAGTGCTGACAATATAAAGGGCTTATATCTTTAGCAGCAACTGTAACAATATATACATTCATCCCTTACTTTGTGCTGGGGTTATGCACTGCAAAAAACTCAAAGAGAATTCACAGATAGTAAACCAACAAACTCAGGACCCAGGCTTACAACACCTGCCAACCCTCAATGAATTAATGGCA
This window harbors:
- the LOC139753342 gene encoding uncharacterized protein — encoded protein: MEGKQVVCSPRDKAFLKKSSKSLHFQKSFNQLSNLKSCMKHRTGEKQFECSVCQKTFSQRTSLVRHMTVHTGERPYECLQCQKTFHQKSNLEQHMTIHTGKKPYECSQCEKAFSQKGNLVRHMTVHTREKQYECVQCQKTFYQKSHLTQHMTVHTGVKPYECSQCQKAFSCKSSLVRHMTLHTGEKPYECSHCFKTFSQGSDLVQHMTIHTGEKPYECSHCQRTFSWKCSLVRHMKHHEGEESFMGVHSRKSFFYKTGQTHHTLYHSSAQRNKMMSCQQTSENHMMSSLMVEKLVRPEGVKQEVISNAESIKCKTDSFSKLCRIVPELSVKVEMDNIDIVEEEF